A region from the Neurospora crassa OR74A linkage group V, whole genome shotgun sequence genome encodes:
- a CDS encoding cytosolic Fe-S cluster assembling factor cfd-1, with protein sequence MSLAKVKHIVLVLSGKGGVGKSSVTTQLALSLSLAGHSVGVLDVDLTGPSIPRMFGIEDAKVTQAPGGWLPITVHEADPSAGVGSLRVMSLGFLLPKRGDAVVWRGPKKTAMVRQFLSDVFWDETDYLLIDTPPGTSDEHISLAENLLQKARPGQLAGAVVVTTPQAVATADVRKELNFCTKTNIRVLGVVENMCGFVCPNCSECTNIFMSGGGEVMANDFGVRFLGRVPIDPQFLVLIETGKRPTYPAGTTVDGKDISTPAGASTSEEEEVKDGSRLVHKYKDCSLAPIFSKITADVISAVQQ encoded by the exons ATGTCTCTTGCCAAAGTCAAGCATATCGTCCTG GTCCTTTCAGGTAAAGGAGGTGTTGGGAAATCATCTGTCACAACTCAGCttgctctttctctttcGCTTGCGGGCCATTCGGTTGGAGTGCTGGACGTAGACCTCACAGGCCCCTCGATTCCGCGCATGTTCGGCATCGAAGATGCCAAAGTAACACAAGCGCCTGGTGGCTGGTTGCCTATTACCGTTCACGAAGCTGACCCATCTGCCGGCGTCGGATCCCTTCGCGTCATGAGCCTCggtttccttcttcccaaGCGGGGTGACGCCGTTGTCTGGCGTGGACCAAAGAAGACCGCCATGGTTCGCCAATTCTTGTCCGACGTGTTCTGGGACGAGACCGACTATCTCCTCATCGACACGCCTCCCGGTACCAGCGACGAGCACATTTCCTTGGCAGAGAATCTGCTGCAAAAGGCACGACCAGGCCAACTTGCTGGAGCCGTTGTGGTCACCACCCCTCAGGCCGTAGCAACTGCAGACGTCAGGAAGGAGCTCAACTTTTGCACCAAAACCAATATTCGAGTCCTCGGTGTCGTGGAGAACATGTGTGGCTTTGTTTGTCCCAACTGCAGCGAGTGCACAAACATTTTCATGAGTGGTGGCGGAGAGGTCATGGCGAATGACTTTGGCGTTCGTTTCCTTGGCCGTGTCCCGATCGACCCTCAGTTTCTCGTTCTCATCGAGACAGGCAAGAGACCAACGTACCCAGCAGGCACCACGGTCGACGGGAAAGATATTTCGACTCCTGCTGGAGCTAGCACaagtgaagaggaggaggtcaaaGATGGCTCGCGTTTGGTGCACAAGTACAAGGATTGCTCCCTTGCACCTATCTTCAGCAAAATCACAGCCGATGTGATATCTGCTGTACAACAATGA
- a CDS encoding benzoate 4-monooxygenase gives MAIISLLMSPWAPVVLLAGVAFYYLVPYFVTYSALRKIPSPFPAQFTDLWLLSVCRRGNRYQRVDELHKKLGPVVRIQPNHVSICDDAAIPTIYGHGNGFLKSDFYDAFVSIRRGLFNTRDRAEHTRKRKIVSHTFSAKSVQQFEPYMHSNLELFVKQWDSMIKNSKNPDKAAHLDCLEWFNYLAFDVIGDLSFGQPFGMLSSGADMAEIRSSPDAAPIYAPAIEILNRRGEVSATLGIHPALKPFAKYLPDPFFTKGLAAVENLAGIAIACVKSRLDNPPPVTRKDLLQRLMEGRDEKGEPLGREELTAEALTQLIAGSDTTSNSSCALLFHAVRTPGVMQKLQAELDANIPPEVDVPTYDMVKELPYLEAVINEVLRFHSTSGIGLPRQIPHDASQGVHIQGYYLPPGTVLSVPTYSIHHSKEIWGPDADEFKPERWERLTARQKNAFIPFSHGPRSCVGRNVAEMEMKLIVATWARRYEVKLLQDYMDTREGFLRKPLGLKVGLKLRK, from the exons atggccaTTATCAGCCTTCTCATGTCCCCATGGGCACCCGTCGTCCTCTTGGCGGGCGTTGCCTTTTACTATCTTGTCCCCTACTTTGTCACATATAGCGCTCTGCGCAAGATTCCCTCTCCCTTCCCAGCCCAGTTCACGGATCTCTGGCTCCTGTCGGTATGTCGGAGAGGTAACAGATACCAAAGAGTGGATGAGCTTCACAAGAAGCTGGGTCCCGTTGTTCGTATCCAGCCCAACCACGTCAGTATCTGCGATGACGCCGCTATTCCCACTATTTACGGCCACGGAAACGGCTTCCTCAAGTC CGACTTCTACGATGCCTTCGTCAGCATTCGCCGGGGTCTCTTCAACACACGCGACCGCGCGGAGCACACGCGCAAGCGCAAGATTGTCTCCCATACTTTCTCTGCCAAGTCCGTCCAGCAGTTCGAGCCCTACATGCACTCCAACCTTGAACTCTTCGTCAAGCAGTGGGACAGTATGATCAAGAACTCCAAGAACCCCGACAAGGCCGCCCATCTCGACTGCCTCGAGTGGTTCAACTACCTTGCCTTCGACGTCATTGGTGATCTCTCCTTCGGCCAGCCCTTCGGTATGCTTTCCTCCGGTGCCGACATGGCCGAGATCCGCTCCTCCCCCGACGCTGCTCCCATCTATGCCCCTGCCATTGAGATTCTCAACCGCCGCGGTGAGGTGTCCGCCACGCTCGGCATCCATCCCGCCCTCAAGCCGTTCGCCAAGTACCTGCCCGATCCTTTCTTCACCAAGGGCCTTGCCGCCGTCGAGAACCTCGCGGGCATCGCCATCGCCTGCGTCAAGTCCCGCCTCGACAACCCTCCCCCGGTCACCCGCAAGGACCTGCTGCAGCGCCTGATGGAAGGCCGTGACGAAAAGGGCGAACCTCTCGGGCGCGAAGAACTCACTGCCGAAGCTCTAACCCAACTCATCGCCGGCTCCGACACCACATCCAACTCGTCCTGCGCTCTGCTCTTCCACGCCGTCCGCACCCCCGGTGTGATGCAGAAGCTCCAAGCCGAACTTGACGCCAACATCCCTCCCGAAGTCGACGTGCCCACCTATGACATGGTTAAGGAGCTGCCCTACCTGGAAGCCGTCATCAACGAAGTCCTGCGCTTCCACTCCACCTCCGGCATCGGTCTCCCCCGCCAGATCCCTCATGACGCCTCCCAGGGCGTGCATATCCAGGGGTACTACCTCCCTCCGGGAACTGTTCTGTCTGTGCCCACCTATAGCATCCACCACAGCAAGGAGATCTGGGGCCCCGATGCGGATGAGTTCAAGCCGGAGAGATGGGAGAGGTTGACAGCGAGGCAGAAGAACGCGTTCATTCCCTTTAGCCATGGACCCCGTTCTTGTGTAGGACGGAATGTggcggagatggagatgaagcTGATTGTGGCTACATGGGCGAGGAGGTATGAGGTTAAGCTGTTGCAGGACTACATGGACACTAGAGAAGGGTTTTTGAGGAAGCCGCTTGGGTTGAAGGTTgggttgaagttgaggaaGTAA
- a CDS encoding flavin-containing amine oxidasedehydrogenase, which produces MPLWSSSTRPPLLPTNMAGEERKKKVLIVGAGAAGMSCAYHLSNHPEKFDVTVIEAANYCGGQAFSIPLDKQKHGASWLNQGVQGGSYIFHHTMTMFARQGYAANPVKLQVSFGKGDRFWTNVYPTKLLERHQSEVKRFYRMLSFLRWFELIFALLPIKYLMKLFWFSYEFANTVALPMVALFLGTGNYTPDVPTIILERLCTSPTYGMWYPADKESIASNMPPMIVFPNFSNFYEDWHKDLVKRGVNIRLSTEVTQILSRDKNGVVVKTIKRTPMPDNHNPTSAWATEDPVMNADADAEETTEHYDEIVICCLADTAKRLLGRTASLRERQVLGSAKFSDDITITHHDSSYMRKHYENFFNPSQAVNSLSGVDHSSRVKFARDNFRPMYYIKPYDADLTKLEMCFDCTNYQAQFPPEVDFDNHVFQTIYLNKQRDGHLWTDDEIDESKIIRKDWWHQLCHSWTHYAFVVPWMWLLQGRRHTRFASSWTMINAHEVAVMSGIAAAVDLGAQYPEDLERDGFALLSFRLYYLLIYGRWYRRKVKKEDRMGEGHEWASGLYGSVYKGPGVIEKEREMWREERAKDE; this is translated from the exons ATGCCACTTTGGAGCTCTTCAACGCGACCGCCATTGCTTCCAACCAATATGGCAGGCGAGgagcggaagaagaaggtgctTATCGTAGGCGCGGGTGCTGCCG GCATGTCATGCGCCTACCACCTGTCCAACCATCCTGAGAAATTCGACGTCACTGTCATCGAAGCCGCCAACTACTGCGGCGGTCAAGCCTTCTCCATCCCCCTTGACAAGCAGAAGCACGGGGCATCATGGCTCAACCAGGGCGTTCAAGGTGGTTCTTACATCTTCCACCACACCATGACGATGTTCGCCCGTCAGGGGTACGCTGCCAACCCTGTCAAGCTTCAAGTCTCCTTTGGTAAGGGTGATAGGTTCTGGACGAACGTATATCCCACCAAGCTCCTGGAACGACACCAAAGCGAAGTCAAGCGCTTTTACCGGATGCTATCCTTCCTCCGATGGTTCGAGCTGATCTTCGCGTTGCTACCCATCAAATACCTGATGAAGCTCTTCTGGTTCAGCTACGAGTTCGCGAACACGGTTGCTCTGCCCATGGTTGCCCTGTTTCTGGGCACTGGAAACTACACGCCTGACGTACCCACCATAATCCTCGAGCGACTGTGCACAAGTCCGACATATGGAATGTGGTATCCGGCTGATAAGGAGAGCATCGCCAGTAACATGCCACCCATGATTGTTTTCCCCAACTTTAGCAATTTTTACGAGGACTGGCACAAGGATCTGGTGAAGAGAGGGGTAAACATTCGATTGTCTACCGAGGTAACTCAGATACTGAGTCGCGACAAGAATGGAGTGGTGGTCAAGACTATCAAGCGGACCCCAATGCCGGACAACCATAACCCTACGAGCGCTTGGGCAACTGAGGATCCGGTCATGAACGCTGATGCCGACGCCGAAGAGACAACCGAACACTATGACGAGATTGTAATCTGCTGCCT CGCCGACACAGCCAAACGCCTCCTTGGCCGAACCGCCTCCCTCCGCGAGCGCCAAGTCCTAGGCTCCGCCAAGTTTTCTGacgacatcaccatcacccacCACGACTCCTCCTACATGCGCAAGCACTATGAGAACTTCTTCAACCCATCCCAAGCCGTCAACTCCCTTTCCGGCGTCGACCACTCCTCTCGTGTCAAGTTCGCCCGCGACAACTTTCGCCCCATGTACTACATCAAGCCCTACGACGCCGACCTGACCAAGCTGGAGATGTGCTTCGACTGCACCAACTACCAGGCCCAGTTCCCGCCCGAGGTTGACTTTGACAACCACGTGTTCCAGACCATCTACCTCAACAAGCAGCGCGACGGACATCTCTGGACTGACGACGAGATCGACGAGTCAAAGATCATCCGCAAGGACTGGTGGCATCAGCTATGTCACTCCTGGACGCACTACGCTTTTGTGGTGCCCTGGATGTGGCTTCTCCAAGGAAGAAGGCACACGCGGTTTGCAAGCTCGTGGACGATGATCAATGCGCATGAGGTGGCAGTCATGAGCGGGATTGCGGCCGCGGTCGATTTGGGGGCGCAGTACCCAGAGGATCTGGAAAGGGACGGATTTGCCCTGTTGAGCTTTAGGTTGTATTACCTGCTGATATATGGACGGTGGTATAGgaggaaggtgaagaaggaggataggaTGGGGGAGGGACATGAGTGGGCGTCGGGGCTATATGGGAGCGTTTACAAGGGGCCAGGTGTGAtagagaaggaaagagagatgtggagggaggagagggccaAGGATGAATGA
- a CDS encoding 3-oxoacyl-(acyl-carrier-protein) reductase, translating into MAALRQLQRPLRLLSKPLLTASSRRLISTQQAPKPKPPIKSAIITGAARGIGRAIAHRLAADGYALTLNDLPSSSPSSSSSSDPDDALTSLCHTLHSLGYPNIHPFPADITSPDSVSALISSHVSVHGSLSTMVANAGIVAAQPLLTVTPQDLLRMFTINVIGVFNCYRAAAEQIIKQGTSGKLIGASSVAGLRGLPMLGPYVASKFAVRGLTQTFAAELAGEGITANAYAPGVVDTTMWDTIAEGVIRAGGGNAEEDEGAKAQVSKSFVDTLVPLKRSCTPEEVAALVGFLASEGADYITGQTYAVDGGICLT; encoded by the coding sequence ATGGCCGCCCTCCGACAACTGCAACGACCTCTCCGCCTTCTTTCCAAGCCTCTTCTAACAGCTTCATCCCGGCGCCTCATCTCAACCCAACAAGCTCCCAAGCCCAAACCCCCCATCAAAtccgccatcatcaccggcgCCGCCCGCGGTATCGGCCGCGCCATCGCCCACCGCCTGGCCGCCGACGGCTACGCTCTCACCCTCAACgaccttccctcctcctccccttcctcttcctcttcatccgaCCCCGACGACGCCCTAACATCCCTCTGCCACACCCTCCACTCCCTCGGCTACCCCAACATCCACCCCTTCCCCGCCGACATCACCTCGCCCGACTCCGTTTCCGCCCTCATCTCCTCCCATGTTTCGGTTCACGGCTCTCTGTCAACAATGGTCGCCAACGCCGGCATCGTCGCCGCTCAACCCCTTCTCACCGTTACCCCGCAGGACCTTCTCCGCATGTTTACCATCAACGTCATTGGCGTCTTCAACTGCTACCGCGCCGCTGCCGAGCAGATAATCAAACAAGGCACCTCGGGAAAATTGATCGGCGCATCCAGCGTGGCTGGATTGCGGGGTTTGCCGATGCTGGGACCGTATGTGGCGAGCAAGTTTGCGGTTCGAGGATTGACGCAGACATTTGCGGCCGAGTTGGCGGGCGAGGGGATCACGGCTAATGCGTATGCACCGGGGGTGGTGGACACGACCATGTGGGATACGATTGCGGAGGGGGTGATAAGGGCGGGAGGGGGCAAcgcggaggaggacgaaggagCGAAGGCCCAGGTGAGCAAGAGCTTTGTGGATACATTGGTGCCGTTGAAGAGGTCGTGTACGCCCGAGGAAGTGGCGGCTTTGGTTGGGTTTTTGGCGAGTGAAGGGGCGGATTATATTACGGGCCAGACGTatgctgttgatggtgggATCTGTTTGActtga
- a CDS encoding Ser/Thr protein phosphatase, whose protein sequence is MGFTKTTKTSFLILSDTHGKDHIMPKVPVDVAIHCGDLTDESKLDEFRSSLELLKSIDAPLKLVIAGNHDFSLDETAFENLTAEATTKCHVEPELIKKEYGDFGQARELCSNPEDESIIFLDEGIHSFRLQNGAALTVYASPFTPSRDAHQGFQFKHNDEHDFSISPSDNKRVDIAITHGPPKGVLDRTSSNQRGGCDQLFAAIAKARPRLHCFGHIHEGWGAKLVTWRGKEPTTTTPSHFTEIDNGASILIDSLADYKPRKFDSEQDAKDKKKRKERLFKDGFRSTSHCKDDKHPLVAGQQTLFVNAALEMGPEDEDPDAREQVPWIVELELPNA, encoded by the coding sequence ATGGGTTTCACAAAGACAACCAAGACGTCCTTCCTCATCCTTTCCGACACTCATGGAAAAGATCACATCATGCCCAAGGTACCGGTCGATGTTGCTATCCACTGCGGCGATCTTACCGACGAGTCAAAACTTGACGAATTTCGCTCCTCCCTTGAGCTTCTCAAGTCCATCGATGCCCCATTGAAGCTCGTCATCGCAGGAAACCATGACTTCTCCCTCGATGAAACAGCCTTCGAAAACTTAACCGCAGAAGCCACTACGAAGTGCCATGTCGAGCCCGAACTCATAAAGAAAGAATACGGCGACTTCGGCCAGGCCCGCGAGCTGTGTTCAAACCCAGAGGACGAAAGCATCATCTTCTTGGACGAGGGCATCCACTCCTTCCGCCTACAAAACGGGGCGGCCTTGACAGTGTACGCAAGTCCATTTACGCCATCTCGCGACGCACACCAGGGCTTTCAATTCAAACACAACGACGAGCACGACTTCTCAATTTCGCCGTCAGACAACAAAAGGGTCGACATTGCCATCACACACGGGCCACCAAAGGGCGTACTTGACAGAACCTCCTCCAACCAGCGGGGCGGCTGTGATCAGCTGTTCGCCGCCATCGCAAAGGCTCGCCCTCGCCTCCATTGCTTCGGCCACATTCACGAAGGTTGGGGAGCCAAGCTTGTGACTTGGCGCGGAAAAGAACCAACGACCACCACACCTTCTCACTTTACTGAGATCGATAACGGCGCTTCAATACTCATCGACAGCCTCGCCGATTACAAGCCCAGAAAATTCGATTCGGAACAAGATGctaaggacaagaagaagcggaaaGAACGACTTTTCAAGGATGGGTTTAGAAGCACGAGTCACTGCAAGGACGACAAGCACCCGTTGGTAGCAGGACAGCAGACATTGTTTGTCAATGCAGCTCTGGAGATGGGCCCCGAGGATGAAGACCCAGACGCGAGGGAGCAGGTGCCGTGGATTGTTGAGCTGGAGCTACCGAACGCTTAG
- a CDS encoding isoamyl alcohol oxidase, with the protein MRATIASLVSNALLLTQQAAAAPTDTDTWNETTADISGDSSADSFSVASISDWTYRRWNGANYACKCYPGDPCWPSTLQWNLLNATAGGNLQISIPPAASCYNTFQGLLGNISTYNAAQCADVHANYASEQWQIDLPTAGLWTYFTNDTCRPTTNPTDSCTGGYFPTIYIKAKTIAHIQAGILFAKNNNLRLIIRNTGHDFLGRSVGWGALVINTHGFKDISLTSSYRGACNYTGSAITVGAGVQAFEALSKLHSLNPPKIMVTGECATVGVAGGLVQGGGHGPLTNFYGFLADTALEFRVITADGVLRTANAKTNPDLFWALRGGGPSAFGVIVQATYKTFDDYSSSGATFALGPANVNNNDTLWWNAIAKFHSYSNHFVDNGLYIYYELYPGLSFRVQPVVGVNKTAAQLEAVLQPLFDDWNAMGLSFDKTTTTYSTFYELYNALFESEVAGDSALTGGWAFSKTDVAKNNAGIIDAFKNVLNNGALLVGHMWNGGHGLPQNQWADSAINLRFRNVSDKLITILPLSGNAPLAEKEAAQRVLTDVIDGGLRAAGPNGAAYINEADPFQPKWQTAFWGDNYPKLLQLRQKWDPSGVFYSVSTPGTEKWEQIEYGTRLCKKV; encoded by the exons ATGAGGGCCACCATCGCCAGTCTCGTTTCGAACGCCCTGCTGCTTACACAACAAGCGGCTGCTGCGCCTACAGACACTGATACCTGGAATGAGACTACCGCCGATATCTCTGGAGATTCCTCCGCAGACAGCTTCAGTGTCGCGTCCATCTCCGACTGGACCTACAGGAGGTGGAATGGAGCTAATTATGCATGCAAATGCTATCCCGGTGACCCATGCTGGCCCAGTACTCTCCAGTGGAACTTGTTGAACGCAACTGCTGGAGGCAACTTGCAAATCAGCATTCCTCCGGCTGCGTCTTGCTACAACACCTTCCAAGGCCTTCTCGGCAACATCAGCACCTACAATGCGGCTCAGTGCGCCGACGTTCACGCGAACTATGCCAGCGAGCAGTGGCA gaTCGACCTTCCCACTGCTGGCCTGTGGACCTATTTCACTAACGACACGTGCCGGCCTACCACCAACCCTACTGATTCTTGCACTGGCGGCTACTTCCCTACGATCTACATCAAAGCTAAGACCATCGCCCATATCCAGGCTGGTATTCTCTTcgccaagaacaacaacctGCGCTTGATCATACGCAACACTGGCCATGACTTCCTTGGCAGATCGGTCGGATGGGGTGCCCTCGTCATCAACACTCACGGCTTTAAAGATATCAGCCTGACCAGCAGCTACAGGGGTGCCTGCAACTACACTGGCTCTGCCATCACTGTCGGCGCCGGTGTTCAGGCTTTTGAGGCTCTCAGCAAGCTTCACTCTCTCAACCCCCCCAAGATCATGGTTACCGGAGAGTGCGCT ACTGTCGGTGTTGCTGGTGGTCTCGTCCAAGGTGGTGGGCATGGTCCCCTGACCAACTTCTACGGCTTCCTTGCCGATACCGCTCTCGAGTTTCGGGTCATTACTGCTGACGGTGTTCTACGGACTGCCAACGCCAAGACCAACCCCGACCTCTTCTGGGCTCTTAGGGGCGGTGGCCCTTCTGCGTTCGGTGTCATTGTTCAGGCCACCTACAAGACCTTTGACGATTACTCCAGCTCCGGCGCTACCTTTGCCCTCGGCCCTGCcaatgtcaacaacaacgacacccTCTGGTGGAATGCCATCGCCAAATTCCACAGCTACTCCAACCACTTCGTCGACAACGGCCTGTACATCTACTACGAGTTATACCCTGGCCTAAGCTTCCGCGTCCAGCCCGTCGTCGGTGTTAACAAGACTGCCGCCCAGCTCGAGGCCGTCCTCCAGCCTCTTTTTGACGACTGGAACGCTATGGGGCTCTCCTTCGACAAGACCACCACGACCTACAGCACTTTCTACGAGCTTTACAACGCCCTGTTTGAGTCCGAGGTTGCCGGTGACTCTGCCCTGACCGGCGGCTGGGCCTTCAGCAAGACCGATGTCGCCAAAAACAATGCCGGCATCATCGACGCCTTCAAGAATGTTCTCAACAACGGCGCCCTACTCGTCGGCCACATGTGGAACGGCGGCCACGGTCTTCCCCAGAATCAGTGGGCCGACAGCGCCATCAACCTCCGCTTCAGGAACGTCAGCGACAaactcatcaccatccttccCCTCTCCGGCAACGCACCCCTtgcggagaaggaggccgCTCAGCGTGTTCTGACTGACGTTATCGATGGCGGTCTCAGGGCTGCTGGTCCCAACGGTGCTGCCTACATCAACGAGGCTGATCCCTTCCAGCCTAAATGGCAGACTGCCTTCTGGGGCGACAATTACCCTAAGCTACTCCAACTCAGACAGAAGTGGGATCCTAGTGGGGTGTTCTACTCTGTTTCCACCCCCGGTACGGAGAAGTGGGAGCAGATTGAGTATGGTACCAGGCTTTGCAAGAAGGTTTGA
- a CDS encoding MFS drug transporter, producing the protein MTYQTIQDRQVVQPDRHLLNTTISPGVLHGPEHDAAAATVTNEYQPLLTPLASSSSNSSASLPPGHLSSDDNAWTPPPRFVFIQIALMSNVFLYGFDGTITAAVYSIISAEFGAANTASWLTTAYLVTSTAFQPLYGRVSDIFGRRVCFFISTVTFALGCLWCGLVKSSTKNGMIWVIVARALTGFGGGGLMTMATVVNSDMIPFRRRGMYQALQNGMFGFGAICGASFGGSVADGIGWRWCFLLQVPVSAFALAAGWMVIKNPVNGVLGEGNERTWGLIWRKVDFTGAFLLVTAISIQLVGLSLGGNMLPWSSPWVVASLVGSTAMLVLFLVVEARTTAIPVIPLRLLKGSLPLLTQFANACAGLSAYAYLFNLPLFFQVVLLDSATTAGARLAIPSLATPIGGLIAGIVMSRWGKLIPLVRTGTLLMVFGNALVTSLAFEESRWKYLVYIFPANLGQGIVYPGILFTSLATFDHADHAVTASTVYLIRSLGTVYGVAITSAIVQTTLSVRLPGALGEIPDKWRVVDDIRHSFSVIKNLPPDIQLKAREVYYEGLRLSFATSTAVAAAAVSAALLVRARGLRSTT; encoded by the exons ATGACCTACCAAACCATCCAGGACCGTCAGGTTGTCCAACCCGACCGCCAtctcctcaacaccaccatttCGCCCGGTGTACTTCATGGCCCCGAGCATGACGCCGCCGCTGCTACCGTTACTAACGAGTATCAACCCCTCCTCACGCCTCTAGCCAGCTCAAGCTCCAACTCTTCGGCGTCTCTACCCCCTGGCCACCTCTCTTCGGACGACAATGCCTGGACCCCTCCCCCTCGCTTTGTCTTTATCCAAATTGCCCTCATGTCAAATGTCTTCCTCTACGGCTTCGATGGcaccatcaccgccgccgTCTACTCCATCATCTCCGCCGAATTCGGCGCCGCCAACACCGCTTCGTGGCTGACCACAGCCTACCTGGTCACCAGCACCGCGTTCCAGCCGCTCTACGGGCGCGTGTCCGACATCTTTGGGCGCCGCGTCTGTTTCTTTATCAGTACTGTAACCTTTGCGCTGGGCTGTTTGTGGTGCGGGCTCGTAAAATCTTCTACCAAGAACGGCATGATCTGGGTCATCGTCGCCCGCGCCCTTActggcttcggcggcggcgggctaATGACCATGGCCACCGTCGTCAACTCGGATATGATTCCCTTTCGCCGGCGGGGGATGTACCAAGCGCTTCAGAACGGCATGTTTGGGTTCGGCGCCATATGCGGCGCGAGCTTTGGGGGCAGCGTGGCGGACGGGATTGGTTGGCGTTGGTGCTTCTTGTTGCAGGTGCCCGTGTCGGCGTTTGCGCTGGCGGCTGGGTGGATGGTCATTAAGAATCCCGTAAATGGGGTACTGGGAGAAGGGAACGAGAGGACTTGGGGACTCATTTGGAGAAAGGTGGACTTTACTGGGGCTTTCTTGTTGGTCACGGCCATTTCGATCCAGCTTGTTGGACTAAGCCTGGGTGGCAATATGTTGCCTTGGAGTAGCCCATGGGTTGTTGCGTCGTTGGTGGGCAGCACAGcgatgttggtgttgttcttggtggtggaggcgagGACGACGGCGATTCCGGTTATTCCGTTGAGGCTGTTGAAGGGAAGTTTGCCGCTGCTGACGCAGTTTGCAAATGCGTGCGCTGGGTTGAGTGCTTATGCG TACCTTTTCAATCTTCCTCTGTTCTTCCAagtcgtcctcctcgactccgccaccaccgccggtgCCCGACTCGCTATCCCATCGCTGGCCACGCCCATTGGTGGCCTCATTGCCGGCATTGTCATGTCTCGCTGGGGAAAGCTTATCCCTCTTGTCCGTACTGGAACCTTATTGATGGTCTTTGGCAACGCCTTGGTTACCTCTCTTGCTTTCGAGGAGTCCAGATGGAAATATCTTGTTTACATTTTCCCAGCCAACCTCGGCCAGGGAATTGTGTATCCGGGCATCTTGTTTACCTCGCTGGCCACCTTCGATCATGCCG ACCACGCCGTGACTGCCTCGACCGTCTACCTCATTCGGTCTCTCGGCACCGTCTACGGCGTCGCCATCACCTCTGCCATTGTGCAAACCACGCTCAGCGTCCGGCTTCCCGGCGCTTTGGGCGAGATACCAGATAAATGGAGA GTCGTTGATGATATCCGCCACTCATTCTCGGTTATCAAG